In one window of Cryptococcus neoformans var. neoformans JEC21 chromosome 7 sequence DNA:
- a CDS encoding Crm1-F1, putative, which yields MEAILDFSNDLDVGLIDQVVQAFYTGSGETQQTAQRVLTQFQENPDSWQRVPAILETSQNLNTKYIALQVLEKLVQVRWKALPADQQTGIRNFIVQATVEISSDESRMRREKGYLNKLNLVLVQILKQAWPKDWPQFIPEICESSRTNLSLCENNMIILRLLSEEVFDFSAEQMTQAKTKALKQTMCAEFGEIFNLCNEVLEKANKPSLIRATLETLLRFLNWIPLGYIFETQIIDILVSRFLEVPDFRNVTLKCLSEIGALNVGPEYNSKFVTLFQVVMTSINRMVPPHTDMAGAYASSDDEDQQLIKNLALFLTNFLHPHLRLIETPENTELLINAHLYLVKISTVDDREVFKICLEYWLKLVTELYEEIQSLPLNDINPLMNLNLGGIGGGLNGAQGMGLNGMPLRKNVYSDILSNLRLVMIEKMVKPEEVLIVENEEGEIVREFMKESDTIVLYKSMREVLVYLTHLDVVDTETIMTDKLAKQIDGSEWSWNNLNTLCWAIGSISGAMNEETEKRFLVTVIKDLLGLTEMKRGKDNKAVCASDIMYIVGQYPRFLKAHWKFLKTVVNKLFEFMHETHEGVQDMACDTFIKIAQKCRRHFVMQQAGEQEPFIDEILRTLHRITVDLSPQQVHTFYEAVGYMIASQPNKPTQERLIEKLMELPNNAWDNLMQQAASSVDVLGNPENVKILANILKTNVSACSSIGPFFLPQLGRIWLDMLGLYRTVSGIISDDIAAMGEVATKTPKVRALRTIKKEILKLVETYVKKAEDIEGVYNNLIPGLFDAILGDYNRNVPAARDAEVLNVTATIVSKLGPILTPQIAPILDAVFEPTLGMINQDFAEYPEHRVGFFKLLRAINLTCFQALLEIPPGQFKLIVDSIVWAFKHTMRDIADTGLNIAYEIVNNFAASTPEIANQFYQQYLLSLVGDVFFVLTDADHKSGLKMQGMLLAQLIALVETGAVQAPLFDPAQVTDPGMNNVIFLKGYISDLLSNAFGHVQPAQIASFVNLMFETAADHNKFKLTIRDFLISLKEFSGDNAELYIDEREAEAERREREEREAASRVPGMLKPAQIEDDTEL from the exons ATGGAG GCAATCCTCGACTTCTCAAACGACCTCGACGTCGG ACTCATTGACCAGGTAGTACAGGCGTTCTACACCGGGTCAGGCGAAACA CAACAAACAGCACAGCGAGTCCTCACCCAGTTCCAGGAGAATCCAGATTCATGGCAGCGTGTCCCGGCCATCTTGGAAACTTCTCAAAATCTTAACACAAAG TATATCGCTCTTCAGGTCTTGGAGAAGCTTGTCCAGGTACGATGGAAAGCCTTGCCCGCGGACCAACAGACGG GTATCCGAAACTTCATTGTCCAGGCGACGGTCGAGATATCGTCAGATGAAAGTAGGATGAGGCGAGAAAAGGGGTATCTGAACAAGTTGaatcttgtccttgtccaG ATTCTTAAACAAGCATGGCCCAAGGACTGGCCTCAGTTTATTCCCGAAATCTGCGAATCATCCCGCACTAATCTCTCTCTCTGCGAAAACAACATGATCATTCTTCGTCTCTTGTCTGAAGAAGTGTTTGACTTTTCTGCCGAGCAAATGACGCAAGCAAAGACAAAAGCCTTGAAGCAGACTATGTGCGCGGAATTCGGAGAGATTTTCAACTTGTGTAATGAGGttttggagaaggccaaCAAGCCGAGCTTGATCAGGGCGACCTTGGAGACATTGTTGAGGTTCTTGAACTGGATTCCTCTAGGTTATATTTTTGAGACCCAAATTATTGATATTCTTGTCTCCAGA TTCCTCGAGGTTCCCGATTTCAGAAATGTTACCCTCAAATGTCTTTCCGAGATTGGTGCGCTCAACGTTGGTCCCGAGTACAACAGCAAATTTGTCACTCTTTTCCAAGTCGTCATGACCAGCATCAACCGAATGGTTCCTCCCCACACCG ACATGGCCGGCGCCTATGCCTCATCCGATGACGAGGACCAGCAGCTCATTAAGAACCTCGCTCTTTTCCTCACCAacttcctccacccccaTCTTCGTCTCATTGAAACACCAGAAAACACCGAACTCCTCATCAACGCCCACCTCTATCTCGTTAAAATCTCAACCGTTGACGACCGCGAAGTCTTCAAGATCTGTTTAGAATACTGGCTCAAACTCGTCACCGAACTTTACGAGGAGATTCAGTCATTACCGCTCAACGACATCAACCCTCTCATGAACCTTAACCTCGGCGGTATCGGTGGTGGATTGAATGGCGCTCAGGGAATGGGTCTTAACGGCATGCCTCTCCGGAAGAACGTATACAGTGACATTCTTTCTAATTTGCGTCTTGTCATgatcgagaagatggtCAAGCCTGAGGAAGTGCTGATCGtcgagaatgaagaaggagaaatcGTGCGAGAGTTTATGAAGGAGAGCGACACAATTGTGTTGTATAAGAGTATGAGGGAAGTGTTGGTCTACCTGACACATCTGGATGTGGTGGATACCGAGACTATCATGACAGACAAGTTGGCCAAGCAG ATTGACGGTTCCGAGTGGTCATGGAATAACCTTAACACTCTTTGTTGGGCTATCGGTTCCATCTCTGGTGCTATGA ACGAGGAGACCGAAAAGCGCTTCCTTGTGACTGTCATCAAGGATCTTCTTGGTCTTACTGAGATGAAGCGAGGCAAGGACAACAAGGCCGTCTGTGCTTCCGACATTATGTACATTGTCGGTCAGTATCCCCGATTCCTCAAAGCCCATTGGAAATTCTTGAAGACTGTCGTCAACAAGTTGTTCGAGTTCATGCACGAGACTCACGAAG GTGTGCAAGACATGGCGTGTGATACCTTCATCAAGATCGCCCAAAAGTGTCGACGTCATTTTGTGATGCAGCAAGCCGGCGAGCAAGAACCCTTCATTGACGAAATCCTCCGTACCCTCCACCGAATCACCGTCGACCTTTCACCTCAGCAGGTTCACACGTTCTACGAGGCTGTAGGTTACATGATTGCCTCTCAACCGAACAAGCCTACCCAGGAGAGGTTAATTGAAAAGCTCATGGAGTTGCCCAACAATGCT TGGGACAACCTTATGCAGCAGGCCGCCTCTAGCGTCGACGTGCTTGGTAACCCCGAAAACGTCAAGATTCTCGCCAACATTCTCAAGACCAATGTTTCAGCTTGTTCCTCCATTggtcccttcttccttcctcaacttGGTAGGATCTGGCTTGACATGCTCGGGTTGTACAGGACTGTCAGCGGGATCATCAGCGACGACATTGCGGCGATGGGCGAGGTTGCTACCAAGACCCCCAAGGTCCGTGCCCTCCGAAcgatcaagaaggagattcTCAAGCTTGTTGAGACCTATGTAAAGAAGGCTGAGGATATTGAGGGTGTCTACAACAACCTTATCCCTGGATTGTTCGATGCTATTTTGGGTGACTATAACAGGAACGTGCCCGCGGCAAGGGACGCTGAAGTATTGAACGTTACTGCTACCATTGTCTCCAAACTTGGC CCTATCCTCACCCCTCAGATTGCCCCTATCCTTGACGCTGTGTTCGAACCCACTCTTGGCATGATCAACCAGGACTTTGCCGAGTACCCTGAGCACCGAGTTGGTTTCTTCAAGCTTTTGAGGGCGATCAACTTGACTTGTTTCCAAG CTCTTTTGGAGATTCCTCCTGGACAGTTCAAGTTGATCGTCGACTCTATCGTCTGGGCTTTCAAGCACACCATGAGGGATATTGCCGACACTGGTTTGAACA TCGCCTATGAGATCGTCAACAATTTTGCCGCTTCCACCCCCGAAATCGCCAACCAATTCTATCAGCAATacctcctttccctcgTTGGTGATGTCTTCTTTGTCCTCACTGACGCCGACCACAAATCCGGTCTCAAGATGCAAGGTATGCTTCTTGCCCAGCTCATCGCTCTCGTGGAGACCGGAGCTGTCCAGGCTCCCTTGTTCGATCCCGCCCAGGTTACCGACCCTGGCATGAACAatgtcatcttcttgaagGGATACATCTCCGACTTGTTGTCCAATGCCTTTGGCCACGTCCAACCCGCTCAAATTGCCTCGTTCGTCAACCTGATGTTCGAGACTGCGGCCGACCACAACAAATTCAAGCTCACCATCCGAGacttcctcatctctctcaagGAATTCTCTGGCGATAACGCCGAGCTTTACATTGATGAACGTGAGGCCGAGGccgagaggagagagagggaggagagggaagcaGCCAGCCGAGTGCCGGGTATGTTGAAGCCTGCTCAGATCGAAGACGATACCGAGTTATag